From Streptomyces sp. NBC_00690, a single genomic window includes:
- a CDS encoding non-ribosomal peptide synthetase, whose amino-acid sequence MSTSRQDTARQELLRRRLQALKLADDTSSSRAIRPRDDPYRAPLSFAQRRMWLHQQVNPDSSAYNVSIQLTLEGAVDRRALESALAGVAQRQELLRTTYHTDDEGHPYQQIHTSLPPPVRWLEITGEQIDEPAAAEAAAPFDLARGGPIRFLLAKASDELFFLVVTVHHIIWDGLSFAALSADLTALYEQALHGSEPTLRPLPVQYADFAAWEQRNWSEAAHQETLAHWRRRFTPLPARPPLLTARPGEAGAGERAGRVDRRMPDGAAQGLRKLATEHATTVFTVYLACQLLVLHRYTGATDLTLGTTAMNRDTSGVEGLVGNFGNTLALRFDLDGDPDFGELLTRVRHTCETAYQHQGYPYDLLVERLRPPGEPDRPVLFDSLALFLSQEVSGPRLPGTKARWQTVFTGATAFPLAIQGFLTDEGLDVEATYAAALFDQRTVSDMVDLVGETITRAARRPRARVSTLIDPTESERAPLLARGAGERTEAPPALLDEFIQRTVRHPEATALICGGQQYTYRWLRDRARALTARLKALGAAPESTVALVLPRSPDMVAAVLAVLGAGAAYVPVDPAYPADRVRFMLTDSAPTAVLTTAPLAADLPDGTAPLLLLDDLDATATVAATASDETWPRPSPPEAAAWIGYTSGSTGRPKAVVNSRGALASRIQWAGHLWPLDEGEARLAKSSLTFIDGTTEILETLSAGGTLLLADDTESRDGQALTQLIASHGVRHMMAVPSLLRGIAGTPGAFDGMTRVVSTGEPLSAKLAAELSAAVPPGALANSYGCSELAGDVVAGPVPGTTTTAVPIGRPVPNTSAYVLDDRLRLAPDGVVGELYIGGAQLARGYRGQPVLTAERFVAHPFAVGERLYRTGDLARWHGTALDLLGRRDDQVKIRGQRVELGELAAVARAAPGVGDAVVVTRPGPGDSLQLLLYVTPQSVGQEAPSSHDFRALRAHLERALPAALLPSAIVPLPVLPLLPNGKVNRLALPVPAAEVPASHRAPSTPAERALCAVVDQVLERDGSTCGPDDDFFALGGDSITAISLVAKATRAGFPFSVPDVFEHRTVAGLLGVAHSGTGSVATPVALPIAAHRLRRSGATVGEYVTSLWWRPGTAVTLPDLERALRSATSRHEALRLVVDTRRKTLWRASIQSAPGDGPLASIASGSLDEAVAVARAQVDVTRGQVLHAVLAPGPTIVLAAHALAVDDTSLDLLRLEISAFLAGEEPKGEGTHWPRPPEATPGPWAEPLRQATALWPQPGEPGTTRTHLWVRTRSSRSEHETVGAWLYALRRWLDTDVAVTDRLLRPAPTDAIGPHSWRHPVHAAAGDTVATLADRDRALAATAGGYEPYRYTTTAGRRAFTGLPEANTLIRPGVEPTEGERFTDTVRGLERFYAFVASFDGRGGVGLTADPAALSAADGLLHDWVTALEG is encoded by the coding sequence GTGAGCACCTCACGACAGGACACGGCCCGACAGGAACTCCTGCGCCGCCGCCTGCAAGCCCTCAAACTCGCCGACGACACCTCGTCGAGCAGGGCGATCCGTCCACGCGACGATCCATACCGGGCGCCCCTGTCCTTCGCCCAACGGCGCATGTGGCTGCACCAGCAGGTCAATCCAGATAGCAGCGCCTACAACGTCAGCATCCAACTCACCCTGGAAGGGGCAGTCGACCGGCGCGCGCTGGAGAGCGCACTCGCGGGTGTCGCACAACGCCAGGAACTGCTCCGCACCACCTATCACACCGACGACGAAGGCCACCCGTACCAGCAGATCCACACCTCACTCCCACCCCCCGTACGGTGGCTGGAGATCACGGGCGAGCAGATCGACGAACCGGCCGCCGCCGAAGCCGCCGCCCCCTTCGACCTCGCCCGCGGTGGTCCCATCAGGTTCCTGCTGGCGAAGGCGTCGGACGAACTGTTCTTCCTCGTTGTGACCGTGCACCACATCATCTGGGACGGACTCTCGTTCGCAGCCCTGAGCGCCGACCTCACCGCACTGTACGAGCAGGCGCTCCACGGCAGCGAACCCACGCTGCGCCCCCTACCGGTGCAGTACGCCGACTTCGCCGCCTGGGAGCAACGGAACTGGTCGGAGGCCGCACACCAGGAGACGCTCGCCCACTGGCGTCGCCGCTTCACCCCGCTCCCGGCACGACCACCCCTGCTGACAGCCCGGCCGGGCGAGGCCGGTGCCGGGGAACGGGCCGGCCGGGTGGACCGCCGCATGCCCGACGGCGCCGCCCAGGGCCTGCGCAAACTCGCCACCGAGCACGCCACCACCGTCTTCACGGTCTACCTCGCCTGCCAACTGCTGGTCCTGCACCGCTACACCGGCGCCACCGATCTCACCCTGGGCACCACGGCGATGAACCGGGACACCTCCGGAGTGGAGGGCCTCGTCGGAAACTTCGGCAACACCCTGGCGTTGCGCTTCGACCTCGACGGTGACCCGGACTTCGGCGAACTGCTCACCCGGGTGCGACACACCTGCGAAACCGCCTACCAGCACCAGGGGTACCCGTACGACCTCCTGGTGGAGCGGCTGCGACCACCGGGTGAGCCCGATCGGCCCGTACTCTTCGACTCCCTCGCGCTCTTCCTCTCCCAAGAGGTGAGCGGGCCCCGACTGCCCGGTACCAAGGCCCGCTGGCAGACGGTCTTCACGGGCGCGACGGCCTTCCCGTTGGCGATCCAGGGATTCCTGACCGACGAGGGTCTTGACGTCGAGGCGACCTACGCCGCCGCCCTGTTCGACCAGCGGACCGTCTCCGACATGGTGGACCTCGTGGGCGAGACGATCACCAGGGCCGCCAGGCGGCCCCGTGCCCGGGTGAGCACGCTCATCGATCCCACCGAGTCAGAACGCGCGCCCCTCCTGGCGCGCGGGGCCGGCGAACGGACGGAGGCACCCCCCGCACTGCTGGACGAGTTCATCCAGCGCACGGTCCGGCACCCGGAAGCCACCGCACTCATCTGCGGTGGCCAGCAGTACACCTATCGCTGGCTCAGGGACCGGGCCCGTGCGCTGACCGCCCGACTGAAGGCCCTGGGCGCCGCGCCGGAGAGCACGGTCGCCCTGGTGCTGCCTCGCTCACCGGACATGGTCGCGGCCGTCCTCGCGGTGCTGGGCGCAGGGGCGGCCTATGTACCGGTCGACCCCGCCTATCCGGCCGACCGGGTGCGGTTCATGCTGACCGACAGCGCACCCACGGCGGTGCTCACCACGGCGCCACTCGCTGCCGACCTGCCGGACGGTACCGCTCCGCTGCTGCTCCTCGACGACCTGGACGCCACGGCCACGGTCGCGGCCACCGCGTCGGATGAGACCTGGCCACGGCCGAGCCCACCCGAGGCCGCCGCCTGGATCGGATACACCTCCGGCTCGACCGGGCGCCCCAAGGCGGTCGTCAACTCCCGCGGTGCGCTGGCGAGCCGGATCCAGTGGGCCGGGCACCTCTGGCCCCTCGACGAGGGAGAGGCACGCCTCGCCAAGAGCTCGCTCACCTTCATCGACGGCACCACGGAGATCCTGGAGACCCTGTCCGCGGGCGGCACCCTGTTGCTGGCCGACGACACGGAGAGCCGCGACGGACAGGCCCTCACCCAGCTGATCGCCTCCCACGGCGTGCGGCACATGATGGCCGTCCCCAGCCTGTTGCGCGGCATCGCCGGCACCCCCGGGGCCTTCGACGGGATGACCCGCGTGGTCTCCACCGGGGAGCCGCTGTCCGCCAAGCTCGCAGCGGAGTTGAGCGCGGCGGTTCCCCCCGGGGCGCTCGCCAACTCCTACGGTTGCTCGGAACTGGCCGGCGATGTGGTGGCGGGCCCGGTGCCCGGCACCACGACCACCGCCGTGCCCATCGGCCGACCCGTGCCGAACACCTCCGCGTATGTCCTCGACGACCGACTGCGCCTCGCCCCCGACGGAGTGGTCGGCGAGTTGTACATCGGCGGAGCCCAACTGGCCCGTGGCTATCGCGGCCAACCCGTCCTGACCGCCGAACGCTTCGTCGCCCACCCCTTCGCCGTGGGCGAGCGCCTCTATCGAACCGGCGACCTGGCTCGCTGGCATGGAACCGCGCTGGACCTCCTTGGCCGCCGGGACGATCAGGTCAAGATCCGTGGGCAGCGGGTGGAACTCGGTGAACTGGCCGCCGTCGCCCGTGCCGCGCCCGGAGTGGGCGACGCGGTCGTGGTCACCCGACCGGGGCCCGGGGACTCGCTCCAACTCCTCCTCTACGTCACCCCGCAGTCCGTCGGGCAGGAAGCCCCTTCCTCCCACGACTTCCGCGCCCTGCGGGCCCATCTGGAGCGCGCCCTGCCCGCGGCCCTGTTGCCGTCGGCGATCGTCCCGCTCCCCGTCCTCCCGCTCCTGCCCAACGGCAAGGTGAACCGCCTTGCGCTCCCTGTCCCGGCCGCTGAGGTCCCCGCCAGCCACCGGGCACCGAGCACCCCGGCGGAACGCGCCCTGTGCGCCGTTGTCGACCAGGTGCTGGAACGGGACGGTTCGACCTGCGGACCCGACGACGACTTCTTCGCGCTGGGCGGCGACAGCATCACCGCCATCTCGCTCGTCGCCAAGGCCACTCGGGCGGGCTTCCCCTTCTCGGTACCGGACGTCTTCGAGCATCGGACGGTGGCCGGCCTGCTCGGCGTCGCGCACTCCGGTACCGGGTCCGTCGCCACACCGGTTGCGCTGCCGATCGCCGCACACCGGTTGCGACGCTCCGGAGCCACGGTGGGCGAGTACGTCACGTCCTTGTGGTGGCGACCCGGCACCGCGGTGACCCTGCCCGATCTGGAACGTGCCCTGCGGAGCGCGACCAGTCGACACGAGGCGCTGCGGTTGGTCGTCGACACCCGACGCAAGACCTTGTGGAGGGCGTCGATCCAGTCCGCGCCGGGTGATGGACCGCTGGCGTCCATCGCTTCGGGCTCCCTCGACGAAGCGGTGGCCGTGGCGCGCGCCCAGGTGGACGTGACTCGTGGGCAGGTGCTGCACGCCGTGCTCGCCCCCGGTCCCACCATCGTCCTGGCGGCCCATGCGCTGGCCGTCGACGACACCTCACTCGATCTGCTGAGGCTGGAGATCAGCGCCTTCCTGGCGGGGGAGGAACCGAAGGGGGAGGGCACGCACTGGCCCCGCCCGCCCGAGGCGACACCCGGCCCGTGGGCCGAGCCCCTGCGCCAGGCGACCGCCCTGTGGCCCCAGCCCGGGGAGCCGGGAACCACCCGCACCCATCTCTGGGTGCGCACCCGGTCGTCGCGCAGCGAACACGAGACGGTGGGCGCCTGGCTCTACGCCCTGCGCCGATGGCTGGACACCGACGTCGCGGTGACCGACCGTCTGTTGCGTCCCGCACCGACGGATGCGATCGGGCCCCATTCCTGGCGACATCCCGTGCACGCCGCGGCGGGAGACACCGTGGCGACCCTCGCGGACCGGGACCGTGCCCTGGCGGCGACCGCAGGGGGATACGAGCCCTACCGCTACACCACCACGGCGGGCCGGCGCGCCTTCACCGGACTGCCGGAGGCGAACACGCTGATCAGACCAGGGGTCGAACCCACCGAGGGCGAACGGTTCACCGACACCGTGCGCGGACTGGAGCGGTTCTACGCGTTCGTCGCGTCCTTCGACGGCCGCGGTGGGGTGGGCCTGACAGCGGACCCCGCCGCACTTTCGGCCGCCGACGGCCTTCTCCACGACTGGGTGACCGCTCTGGAGGGCTGA
- a CDS encoding ABC transporter ATP-binding protein → MLRTLLGLFDPQTARAYRRQLWLAASYALLEGVAFGLTLPTLTSVLDDGPHTWAWFSALAVAVVATLVLRAWQTDIALQTTIAAINALHRRIAHHLATLPVGWFSPAHTGSLIRAIWPGAVDVTKTVLLAMAPMLRGVITPAVIVVVTATVDWRPALVMVAAGPLLWLVHRRSSAVIDRSEERTHRAQSEATARIIEFAEAQPTLRASGQLGLGHRLLADALDEREQVMRTGVGRELLARAGFGTTIHLAVAALAAVVGWLLLHDDAHVALLIALLILVLRFTEPIGAVAELARGMRLCAASIRRAADILAAEPLAMASNPTPVPQPGADGGLRLTLQQVRLSYPESDWALDGIELDLPPGSTTALVGASGAGKSSLLRLAARFIDPDQGQVLLGGVDVRELSADDLYRSLGVVLQDVVLLEGTIRENVLLGRPGASEEELLAAARVAGVDEIVARLPWGWETPVGSGSSGLSGGERQRVSLARVALQDAPVVLLDEATAALDPMNELVVRRWMRALAGRRTLLMVAHRLHTVVGADQIVVLDAGRILDRGTHQELLTRCAKYQDLWRSHEEAAGWRLSSGARSR, encoded by the coding sequence ATGTTGCGCACACTTCTGGGCCTGTTCGACCCCCAGACCGCACGCGCCTACCGGCGCCAACTGTGGCTCGCCGCCAGCTACGCCCTGCTGGAAGGGGTCGCGTTCGGCCTGACCCTGCCGACGCTCACATCCGTACTCGACGACGGACCGCACACCTGGGCCTGGTTCTCAGCGCTGGCCGTGGCGGTGGTGGCGACCCTGGTGCTTCGTGCCTGGCAGACCGACATCGCCCTGCAAACGACCATCGCCGCCATCAACGCACTCCACCGTCGCATCGCCCATCATCTGGCCACGCTGCCCGTCGGATGGTTCTCCCCCGCCCACACCGGCAGCCTGATCCGGGCGATCTGGCCGGGTGCCGTCGATGTGACGAAGACCGTGCTGCTGGCCATGGCCCCGATGCTGCGGGGCGTGATCACACCGGCGGTCATCGTCGTCGTCACGGCGACCGTGGACTGGCGACCCGCCCTGGTCATGGTGGCGGCGGGACCGCTGCTGTGGCTGGTGCACCGCCGCAGCAGCGCCGTGATCGACCGCAGCGAGGAACGTACCCATCGGGCGCAGTCCGAGGCGACCGCGCGGATCATCGAGTTCGCCGAGGCCCAGCCGACCCTGCGGGCCAGCGGCCAGTTGGGGTTGGGGCATCGACTCCTCGCGGACGCACTCGACGAACGGGAGCAGGTGATGCGGACCGGCGTGGGACGGGAGTTGTTGGCGCGGGCCGGCTTCGGCACCACAATCCATCTGGCGGTGGCGGCGCTGGCTGCGGTCGTCGGTTGGCTGCTCCTCCACGACGACGCACACGTCGCATTGCTCATCGCCCTGCTCATCCTGGTCCTCAGGTTCACCGAACCGATCGGGGCGGTCGCCGAACTCGCCCGCGGGATGCGGTTGTGCGCCGCGTCGATCCGCAGGGCCGCCGACATCCTCGCCGCTGAGCCCCTGGCCATGGCGTCCAACCCCACGCCGGTTCCCCAGCCGGGCGCCGACGGAGGGCTCCGACTCACCCTGCAACAGGTACGGCTTTCGTACCCGGAATCCGACTGGGCGCTGGACGGGATCGAGTTGGATCTGCCCCCGGGCAGTACGACGGCGCTGGTGGGTGCGTCCGGTGCGGGCAAGAGTTCGTTGCTGCGCCTTGCGGCCCGCTTCATCGACCCCGATCAAGGTCAGGTGTTGCTCGGCGGGGTCGATGTGCGCGAGCTCTCGGCCGACGACCTCTATCGCAGCCTCGGGGTCGTCCTCCAGGACGTCGTGCTCCTGGAGGGCACGATCCGCGAGAACGTACTCCTCGGACGCCCGGGAGCCAGCGAAGAGGAGTTGCTGGCCGCGGCTCGTGTCGCCGGCGTGGACGAGATCGTCGCCCGGCTGCCCTGGGGCTGGGAGACACCGGTCGGCTCGGGCAGTTCCGGCCTCTCCGGTGGCGAACGGCAGCGGGTGTCCCTCGCCCGTGTCGCCCTCCAGGACGCACCGGTGGTCCTGCTCGACGAGGCGACGGCCGCGCTGGACCCCATGAACGAGTTGGTGGTGCGCCGCTGGATGCGCGCACTGGCCGGCCGGCGCACCCTGTTGATGGTCGCCCACCGGCTGCACACCGTCGTCGGGGCGGACCAGATCGTCGTACTGGACGCCGGCCGCATTCTCGACCGCGGCACCCATCAGGAACTGCTGACTCGGTGCGCGAAGTACCAGGACTTGTGGCGCAGCCACGAGGAGGCCGCCGGCTGGCGGTTGAGCAGCGGGGCGCGCAGCCGCTGA
- a CDS encoding ABC transporter ATP-binding protein, giving the protein MTDRQKSSKPPRVDPRVFHELTADSRGLLRSALSLQALSAVLSLLPYVGLWLIADEALGSGRTEPIVFGVLLIAASAVAALLLRLSAYALSHRADLRVQRSVRNRVASHLARLPLGWFTAGSGGRTLETLQGDVEELHAAVAHGRMEVVAAVVTPSIAVGWLVTVDWRLTLLVILPSTVVHFQQRHLLSGAGERQRGVMVALSSLVDAITQLVRDLPTLRVVRRGDGAGTMVAASDRFRAAQTSAYVRENRRTVRNGALVDPVTTMALVLGAGGAMVAAGWLSAPDLLPFALVAVAVSSPLQDIATARAGMRTAHLAAERIGRLLDTPALPEPELDRHPAGRDVVLRDVTFGYQPDEPVLHQVSLELRPGTITALVGPSGSGKSTVAALLARFYDTDEGQVLIGGVDVREMTTSTLYRHMGFVLQDAQLIRTSLRDNIRLAKPDATDSEVIAAAKAARIHDRIEALPQGYDAIAGQDATLSGGERQRIAIARVLLADPDVLVLDEATAGIDPETEAEVQSALAVLAEGRTVLVIAHRPATVTEVDQIVVLDQGRVAQIGRHEELIAVAGVYRQMWNAYRSKEHVA; this is encoded by the coding sequence TTCCCTGCTGCCCTATGTCGGGCTGTGGCTGATCGCGGATGAGGCGCTGGGATCGGGTCGCACCGAACCCATCGTCTTCGGAGTGCTCCTCATCGCCGCCTCCGCCGTGGCGGCACTCCTGCTCCGACTCAGCGCCTACGCCCTGAGCCACCGGGCCGACCTGCGGGTACAGCGCTCGGTCCGCAACCGGGTGGCATCGCACCTGGCCCGACTGCCCTTGGGTTGGTTCACCGCAGGATCGGGCGGACGCACACTGGAAACCCTCCAAGGCGATGTGGAAGAACTGCACGCAGCGGTGGCACACGGTCGGATGGAGGTCGTCGCCGCCGTGGTGACCCCCTCGATCGCCGTGGGCTGGCTGGTCACCGTCGACTGGCGGCTGACACTGCTCGTGATCCTTCCCAGCACCGTGGTCCACTTCCAGCAGCGCCACCTCCTGTCCGGCGCCGGCGAACGTCAGCGCGGGGTGATGGTCGCCCTGTCCTCGCTGGTGGACGCGATCACCCAACTCGTCCGCGATCTGCCCACCCTGCGCGTGGTGCGCAGGGGTGACGGCGCCGGCACCATGGTCGCCGCGAGCGATCGGTTCCGGGCGGCACAGACCTCGGCTTACGTACGTGAGAACCGACGCACCGTACGCAACGGAGCCCTGGTGGACCCGGTCACGACCATGGCCCTCGTGCTCGGTGCCGGCGGCGCCATGGTCGCGGCGGGCTGGCTCTCGGCACCAGACCTGCTGCCCTTCGCCCTGGTCGCAGTGGCCGTCTCCAGCCCGCTCCAGGACATCGCAACGGCCCGCGCCGGAATGCGCACGGCACACCTCGCGGCCGAGCGCATTGGTCGGCTGCTCGACACACCGGCACTGCCGGAACCCGAACTCGATCGACACCCTGCCGGCCGGGACGTGGTGCTCCGCGACGTCACCTTCGGCTACCAGCCCGACGAGCCCGTGCTCCACCAGGTCAGCCTGGAACTGCGGCCCGGCACGATCACCGCGCTCGTGGGGCCTTCCGGCTCCGGCAAGTCCACGGTCGCCGCGCTGCTCGCCCGGTTCTACGACACCGATGAGGGCCAGGTCCTGATCGGCGGTGTGGACGTACGTGAGATGACGACCAGCACCCTCTACCGACACATGGGCTTCGTCCTCCAGGACGCCCAGCTGATCCGCACCTCGCTCCGAGACAACATCCGACTGGCGAAGCCCGACGCCACCGACTCCGAGGTCATCGCCGCGGCCAAGGCCGCCCGCATCCACGACAGGATCGAGGCCCTCCCCCAGGGGTACGACGCGATCGCCGGACAGGACGCCACGCTCTCCGGTGGGGAGCGGCAGCGCATCGCCATCGCCCGGGTGCTTCTCGCCGACCCGGATGTACTCGTCCTCGACGAGGCGACCGCCGGTATCGACCCGGAGACCGAGGCGGAGGTGCAGTCGGCCCTCGCCGTCCTGGCCGAGGGCCGGACCGTGTTGGTGATCGCACACCGACCGGCCACGGTGACCGAGGTGGACCAGATCGTCGTGCTCGACCAGGGACGTGTCGCACAGATCGGTCGGCACGAGGAACTCATCGCGGTGGCGGGCGTGTACCGACAGATGTGGAACGCGTACCGGAGCAAGGAGCACGTGGCCTGA